Genomic window (Onychomys torridus chromosome 5, mOncTor1.1, whole genome shotgun sequence):
TGCGGGCACAGCTTTGTCTCTCTAATTCACTGTTACGTCTTTGGTGTCTAAGAGACTAACACATAATAGGTTCTTAATTAATACTTGCTACATGAATAAATACAGGACTCTAAAAACCAGATAAGAGGTCTAGGTGTCATTTATGTCAGTGATCAATAAAGCCTCTAGTCTGAATGAACCCCACCATAAGGAAGtttacagaagaaacagaagcaggggTTAAGGCCAGAGTCTGAGAAGCAAGCAGAACATGAGCCAGTGAGGAAAGGGGAGTGATGAGGAAATAGAAgtgggagacagaaaggagggaggagagaggaaagaaatgagtTGCGGGACCAAGAAGAGAAGGAGTTGAGGGTAAGGTGCATAGGCCAGCAGTTAAACCGCAAGGAATTGCTTCTAGGGAATGGCGTGGGAGAGCATCTGGTCCCAACAGAGACTTGCCCGAGTCATGCAGCAAGTCAGGGACAGAGCCACGCTACAGCCCAGGTGTCCTGCCTTCCAATTTGAATCATCTCAAATTAGAGTCCTCCGTCTTCCACTACCACCTGGTAATTCTTTGAGCTCTATGTAAACACTGTGTAGAAACTCAAGAGTTCCTGAAATCACTCAGTTTGCTCACTGTTCATTTTATGTTCTTAGAAATTACGTCTTCTCCCGAGGTCTAAAATCAATGGGAAGCAACTCAACAGAGCTGGGCAACCTTCAGACTCATTTCTGGGTCCGGGTGGGTTCTCTGGCCCTTACTGGAAAGCCTGTATTCCTTTTAGACTTACTGTAGTCCCATAGATACATAGTCGGCAATAGCTGCCATTTGTATAATAAGCGCTGGCTCCGTCTCCAGGTACTTGACccgatttttttctcctttaaatatcAGTGCAAAGATCATCTTAACACTGCCCCATCTGGAACCAGCTGGCGTGTTTCCAGAAACTCAGCCCTGTCTAGAACCTTTAACCAGTTATTGTCTGATGCCAAAACCCTTGGGAACTTTTTCATCTAGTACATTATGATTTTTCTCCACCAAAAACAACCCATTAAGTGGTCTAATCCTATAGATACATTCTTGGATCCCTTATTATGAAAAACTCACAGTCTGCTAACTCATTTTGAAAGAAACGAGGAGAATCCGTCAATAAATAGCCTGTGACCTTGAATTCAACTCAGTTACAAGAACCAGCCTGGTAAAATTCTCTGCCATCATTtccccaaactttttttttttaatcctagaaAGTAATAGAGACTTGAAGTCTAGAGGAGGTTAAAGGCCCTGGGGGTTAGGGGGGGCCTAACCCAGGTAACCTCCACCCACATCGCATTTAGGACAGTTCATGGGTGCAGACACACAGAACAGAGGAATTGGCAGCTGCCTTGTCTGTGAAAGAATCAGTATAACTCAGGGACTGGAAAGAtaactcaggggttaagagcacttgctgttcttgcaagttcaattcccagtacccacatgatggctcacagccgtctctaactccagtgccagcagctttgacaccttcttctgaaaGGCACATACGTGGGATGCAGACAAAAACCCATACAGATgagttaaaataaacattaaaaaaatatttttaaagaagcattACAAGTCAACAATTAAAACAGGAGACCTCTAAGTTGGAGCACTGGGGTCAATTCTCAGAGGTGTGGGGGCTCCGGAAGGAGGATCCCCATGCTCTAATCTACGGACCCCTCTACCGCCAATGGGTTAGCCCACTTTCTCCTATTCTGCATATTGCATTGCAATTACGACTTTATTTGGAGAAAATCTTCTGAGCAAAATAAAAGCGATAATAAAAACTGGAAGTCAGTAATCTAGGGATAAGGACAGAAGAACTAAGGTCAGCAGAGAGCTCACAAGGACCTCACACTGCAAAGGCCAGAAGCACACAGTGATATCATCCCCAATGCTCTCATGtacaagtcaaaataaaaatcaacgtTGACTATAAAACACAAAACTTATACATATGCTGCAATAACAAATAACTTGCTTCTCTATTTATCTAATTTCCAGAGTCTGGGTAGGTTCCCACTCATGCTGgctataccttttttttttttccatgcacCTCTAATTTTCTGGGGCCACTTAGCATATGTTCATTTGCTTGGTGAGTTGAACCAATGGCCcagcctgtctcctctctgctctctgcagtaGCCCAGGCCCTGCCACTTCCGGTTcaggaaaggaaactgaaagTGTAAGGAAAGGGCGTCACTCATTGAAGGTCACATGACAAATGACAAATGAGGATGTCGTTAAAACACAGCTCTTCCAAGCCCAAATTCCAGTCTCATTCCAACACTCCTGACTTCAGTCAAATTAGGAAAAACATGTTCAAATGAAGGCTTTAAAGTAGGAACTAAGACTGGAGTgagagctcagaggttaagagtgcataGTGCTTtggcagaggacccgggttctatTCCccgcacccacttggtggctcacaaccatctgtaactccagttccaggagatatgatgccctcttctggcctccacaggcgcTGCACTTACACAGTGCACAGATCCTCATGCAGGAAAATATTCatctacacaaaataaatgaatcttcttttaaaataatataaaatagaaacagaagctgTCTAATTGCACATCCATGCCTGGCCCATGATACATGCTCAGTAAATACATCCCTTCTGTCTCCTGTTTCTTCCTAACAGGGCATTGAGTCTTGCCCTCAACTGGTGATGCCCTGGGAGAATAAGAGTAAGGCCACCGTGTCAGTCTCTACTGCCCTGCCTGGGAAGGGAGTTTTACCATCTGACCCCGACTCCCCATCCTCTTTTGCAGGTGGACTCATTTCCCAGAGGCAGATCAGCCAGGAGCGCTGAATGCAAATTCAGTCACAGGCTAGGGAGCACTAACCAAAGCCTGCAGGATGGACTTTGTCATGAAGCAAGCCCTTGGAGGTGAGTCCCATCACTTTCCCCATGTACCCCTGACCACGAGAAAGGGAACCTCGACCACCCGCCTCCTCTCCCCAACTGACCACACCCTCCTCCCCTGACCACTCCACATCCGTAGGGGCCACCAAGGACATGGGGAAGatgctgggaggggaggaggagaaggacccTGACGcccagaagaaggaggaagagcgACAGGAGGCCCTGAGGCAACAGGAGGAAGAACGCAAGGCCAAGCATGCCCGCATGGAAGCCGAGCGCGAGAAGGTCCGGCAGCAGATCCGAGACAAGGTCAGCACCCCCGAAAGCCCCACCGCTCACTCCCTGAATCCCAGCTCTCCTCTTAGACCCAGttctctctgagcctcactcTCATCAGGAAAATGAGTGTCTTTGGAACATGTCCTCAAGGATTGTACAGTAACTATATAAGCACACAGGAAACGCAACAAAGTAACAGGCCCAACATCACTGCCAGAGCCCCTGAGACTAAATATAAGTGGAATTCAGAATGTGTAGCTATTAGAGGAAAAGTCCATGGTACCCTGACCACCAGGTATGGAGTGCTACCTACCCTATGCCATTCATTTAGTGCATGTCTAATAGCACTATGCTGCAAAGTAACACCACAAGTAGCCTTCTGTCAGCCAGCTGTATTGCAAAAATGTGCCTCAGAACATAGGAAGACATTCAGTATTCAGAACTCAGAACTTAGGGAATTTCAAAAGGACAAAGGGGTATTATCAGTAAgtgttaattttaaaagaaactaagatatggccctttttatgttttgttttggtttttggaggcaaggtttctctgtgtaatagtcctggctgtcctggaacctgctttgtcaaccaggctggccttgaactcacagacagccacctgtctctgccccctgagtgctgggattacgccACCACTACCATCGCCCAGCTCGAGGCATGGTCTTTTATGTTAGTCCTCTACTAAGGATTGGGCTCAGTGCCCCAGGGAAGGCAGCTTTTCTGGAGAGTTTAAAAGTGTGATAAGGCACATCCCCCAGGTCTGAGTGAGTGAAAAAGCcagccctctcttcttcccctgacTCAACTTCAtgacttcctgtccctctcttccCTAGTATGggctgaagaagaaagaagagaaggaggcagaggagaaggcaGCCCTGGAGCAGCCCTGTGAGGGAAGCCTGACCCGACCCAAGAAGGCCATCCCTGCAGGAtgtggggatgaggaggaggaggaagaggagagcatCCTGGACACGGTGCTCAAATATCTGCCCGGGCCGCTGCAGGACATGTTTAAGAAGTAACCCACCCTCCCGCCCCATCCACgttatgacttttttttgttggtggtggtctttcttttcttctctctttattcAGTTAAGTATCAGTTCCAAAGGGGAAGACCTCAGTTGGCCTCTGCCCCCTTCCCCAGCCAGGGGCACCTCTCCCCACTGCACTCCTTAACACTTCATCCCAGGGTTTCTAGTCTTGTTTCACTCCCAAATAGCTTGAAAAAGGAAGACAGCTTTACTCCAGCAGGgggcattgaacccagagccAAAGGCAGTGGGTGCCCCTCCAGAAGCCTAAGGTCTATGTTAGTGTGGTGACCTCCCCCCATACATTCCTTCATGCTCCCCACTGCCAGGAGGACCACTGTCCCCAGCCAGCCAAAGTAATGACACATTCCAGCCCTGCCCAGCATGCTGACCATTGGCCTCTGAATTCCCAGTGGGAGTCCAGGTCAGGGCAGAGGCACTGAGTAGCCTGGCTCTGAGAAAGGCTGTTCACAGTGAGCCTGCCCTGAGAGAGCCTGGCCCTGAGAGGCTCTAACTGGATCTGGCCAGGTTAGAGTCTGGGCAAGAGGCTTGGGctgtccccttccctcttcctggtgACACCTACCCAGGATCACACCTCTCCCCAACCCTACCTTGTAAAGCACGGCCCCTGCCAAGCTGCTCCCTCCAAATGGATCCTCTTTGGACTTTAGCACATCTGTGGAGGAGCCTAGGGCAGGACAACCCCTTATTCTCCCTCATCTGACTTAGGCCCTGGGACCCCACTGCCAGGCTAGGCCCTAGTTTGCCCAGCCAAGGGGCTGCCCAGGCCCCCAGAAAATACTTGGAGCCATCGGGCAGTGATGGCCTGTGCCATGGGAACTGTCATTGGTACAGCCAAACTGCCCCCATTCCTATCCactcttcttcccttccatgTCCTGTTCATGTGCTTCCAAATCCCCGTTGTCCCCAGGAGGACCCTTCTTGGTCAAAGCCCAAGCAGCTGGGGAAAAGCCAATTCCCACCTGACAAAAGACTGTCCATTCATCCCACTGGCCAAGAATCAGCTCTCCTTTGGGATGTATAGGGCTGCCATCTGTCCTCACACCCGGCATTGTTGAGGCTGCCTGCTCTGTGACTTGTGTAAAATtggaagagggacagaggggaggCACAGAAGAGGGATAAACGTGTGagtccacatacacacatcagaTAACATATGGCAGACCCCATCATGCATCTATGTATGGTTAGAGTGTGATGTCTTAGGaccgcatgtgtgtgtgttagtcatCACACCTCTGTGCTAGAGGTTGTTTATATGATGTACcttgtgtctatgtgtttgtgggATGTGGTGTGCCTGAGTTTCAATTATATTCTCAGTGTGTGCCAGCCATCTCATGTGTTTAAAGATTGCATGTGTTAGcttgtatatgcatgtattttcaAAACGGCATGTGTGTCAAGAGTGCCAGTTACCTGTGAGATGCAGAAATGAGTGTTTGAGAGAACTGTCAGATGGGCCGAGACTGGTGTTCATGTGTGGGGGTCTGAAACAGGCAGTTGAATGCATAAGTATGTGCTTGGACAGCAAGAACCAGAGTAAGATGCCCCCTCCCAACTCTGAGACCATTAGTCACAGGTGGCCACATCTGACAGGAGATCTTACCCTTGGCCTAGAGTCCTCCCACCCTTGGGGGTTTCCTACCTGAGGTCCTCAGGATTCTACTGGGACAGACCCAGGCAGTGCCCCAGGAAGCCATGCTGGGCCCCCACCAGGGCCTATCCCAAAAGCAGGGGCCCAGGAGGGGCGACTTGCCCACTCGCAAAGCCTCTGTCCCGCTGGCCCCATTGTGTTCTGCAGGTTTTCCATTTTAGTGGACTTACGCTTTTATTTCCGAGAAGACATGTGTCTTCCTGTTCGTTTCCAATAGTTAAAGCCATATCAGTTAGACCGCAATACTTTAAAGAGGAGACTAAACAATTCATATGTTTAGGGAACCAGAAAAGTCCCCTGGTCTGTCCCTTCTCTAAGGAGCAGGGCTTTGGCAGCTCCAGCTCCTGGGACTTACCCTTCTCCCACACCCCCTTGTGCCCCTGTGTCATCCCACAGGGGGccagtgtttgtgtctgtgtctgtggtgggGAGCCATCTTGCACCCCTCTTGTCTGCTTGTTTCTGTCTTCTATCCTGGGCAGGATGGTCATTCTCAAGAGCCTTGGGGTCCTGGGCCAGAGACAGGCAGGGACCAGTCCAGGGGCCCTAGGCCTCCCTAAACCCTGAGTAAGACTCCCTCCTGAACACAGGGATGGATACCAATGTTAAGAAAGGCCTTCCCCTTGACAGGGACCCTTAGACCTTGGCAGGGTACAGAGCACCAGATGGGTAGTAGAGACCAAGACCCAGGGACCTGCACAATAACAAGAGAACCCACATGGGCCTGAAGGAATTAGCCCTTCAACTGATGTCCTTAGTGGTTTCCATGGCCCCTCTGGGTACCCAGAGTGGGCTCAGGGCTTTTTGTCTCCACTCACAGCCCTTCAGGCTGGACTAGCTTAGTCTAGGTCTCAGTCTCCTCTTTTCCATGCCCAGGCAGCAGATTTTGAGGTTCTTTTGGAGGTGTGGGTAAGAGAGAGAATTTCTACTTGGTATATATCTGGTTCCACCCACACAAAGCCCAGGGGGATATAATGATTGACATTTCTGACACAGACCTCACTGTGGGGAGAAAACAATGGGTAATCCTTAAAGGATGCTATATACAACATTTATGGGAGGACAAAACTTGGACACCTGAGCAGGGGAAAGGATGTTAGTTCACCTGATGTGCCTAGAgcaggagatgtgtgtgtgtggtccacaGAATGAGCAGATGAGTATATCACGCAGAAATGTAATATGCAAGTGACACACTGAAAAGAGGCTccagaattcacacacacacacacacacacacacacacacacacacacgcacgcatgcacgcacgcacacacaaatgcacacgcacacgcacacacacacacgcacgcacatgcacacacacacacacacacacacacacacacacacacacacacacagcatggtaGGTGGCTGCACCACTGATGTGGGGCCTGTGCACTCTTGGGGAAAGCCCCCAGGTTCCTGCACCCAGGACTCACCatcagagagaagaaggaaagggattCTCTGGGTCTCTATGGAGATGACACGGGGGTTCC
Coding sequences:
- the Cplx2 gene encoding complexin-2; the protein is MDFVMKQALGGATKDMGKMLGGEEEKDPDAQKKEEERQEALRQQEEERKAKHARMEAEREKVRQQIRDKYGLKKKEEKEAEEKAALEQPCEGSLTRPKKAIPAGCGDEEEEEEESILDTVLKYLPGPLQDMFKK